The following are encoded together in the Ranitomeya imitator isolate aRanImi1 chromosome 4, aRanImi1.pri, whole genome shotgun sequence genome:
- the NET1 gene encoding neuroepithelial cell-transforming gene 1 protein isoform X2, whose protein sequence is MVAHDEIGGLLPIKRTIQVIAVQNQASKELEEPSNKRVRPLARVTSLANLISPVRNGAVRRFGQTIQSFAMRAENKSPGGTHKSCSKMAAPTPPKRRNSVLWSEMLDVNMKESLSTKEIKRQEAIFEMTRGEKDLIEDLKLARKAYHDPMLKLSIMSEEELAHIFGDLDAYIPLHEELLTKLGEATRPDGTVEHIGPILVNWLPRLNAYKGYCSNQLAAKALLDQKKLDRRVQDFLQRCLESPFSRKLDLWSFLDIPRSRLVKYPLLLKEILRHTPKDHPDVKSLEQALFLILGVLADINLKKGESECQYYIDKLEYLDDKQRDLRIESSKSLLCHGELKNKNGHKLYLFLFQDILVLTRPVTRNERLSYQVYRQPIPVQELVLEDLQDGDVRMGGSFRGAFTNSDKAKNIFRVRFQDACLGQSHTLQANDIFHKQQWLNCIRTAVAPYQHTSPTELKELPDLNEECEENHPPVPNAKVQRRSSTISGNVDMDFESNADSCSADSPEDPTAGKTQTQKGSRKTREKTQQSMKRKETLV, encoded by the exons ATGGTGGCTCATGATGAAATCGGTGGTCTCTTGCCTATTAAAAGGACTATTCAGgtgatagctgtacagaatcaggcaTCCAAGGAATTAGAG gaGCCGAGCAATAAAAGAGTACGGCCTTTAGCACGTGTAACATCACTCGCAAATCTAATATCTCCTGTGCGAAATGGCGCCGTCCGACGCTTTGGCCAAACTATCCAG TCATTCGCAATGCGAGCTGAAAATAAGTCTCCAGGCGGTACGCACAAATCTTGTAGCAAAATGGCTGCACCAACTCCTCCAAAACGAAGAAACAGTGTCCTATGGTCTGAGATGTTAGATGTCAACATGAAGGAATCTCTAAGCACCAAGGAAATAAAACGGCAAGAG GCTATATTTGAAATGACGAGAGGAGAGAAAGACCTTATTGAAGACCTCAAGCTGGCAAGGAAAGCCTACCATGACCCAATGCTTAAGTTATCAATTATGTCTGAAGAAGAGCTGGCACACATATTTGGCGATCTGGATGCCTATATTCCCCTGCATGAAG AACTTCTGACTAAACTAGGAGAAGCCACAAGACCGGATGGAACGGTTGAGCACATTGGTCCCATTCTTGTGAACTGG ttGCCACGACTCAATGCTTATAAAGGTTATTGCAGTAACCAGTTGGCAGCAAAAGCTCTCCTAGATCAAAAAAAGCTCGATCGCAGAGTTCAGGATTTTCTACAGAGATGTCTTGAGTCCCCTTTCAGTCGCAAGTTAGACCTGTGGAGCTTCCTTGATATTCCAAGAAGCCGTCTAGTCAAGTATCCCCTTCTACTCAAGGAAATTTTGAGACACACTCCCAAAGACCATCCAGATGTGAAGAGTTTGGAGCAAGCG CTCTTCTTAATCCTAGGTGTCCTTGCAGACATAAACTTGAAAAAGGGCGAGTCTGAATGCCAGTATTACATCGACAAGTTGGAGTACCTCGACGATAAACAGAGAGACCTGCGGATAGAATCAAGCAAGTCACTACTGTGTCATGGAGAACTGAAGAATAAAAATGGCCAT AAACTGTACCTGTTCCTTTTTCAAGACATTCTGGTTTTAACACGCCCAGTTACACGGAACGAGCGTCTCTCTTACCAGGTTTACAGGCAGCCGATCCCTGTCCAAGAATTGGTGTTAGAGGACCTCCAGGATGGTGATGTGCGAATGGGAGGCTCCTTCAGGGGGGCGTTCACCAATTCTGACAAAG CTAAAAACATCTTCAGGGTTCGGTTTCAAGATGCTTGCCTCGGCCAGAGTCACACGCTCCAAGCCAATGACATCTTTCACAAGCAGCAGTGGCTGAACTGTATCAGAACAGCGGTCGCGCCATACCAGCACACATCACCAACCGAATTAAAAGAGCTGCCCGACCTCAATGAGGAATGTGAAGAAAATCACCCGCCTGTGCCAAATGCCAAAGTACAGAGGCGCTCGTCCACCATATCCGGCAATGTAGACATGGACTTTGAATCAAATGCTGACAGTTGTAGTGCAGACTCGCCAGAGGATCCTACGGCTGGCAAAACTCAAACACAGAAAGGCAGTCGGAAAACTCGGGAGAAGACACAACAAAGCATGAAGCGGAAAGAAACGTTGGTTTAA